From one Streptomyces sp. ICC1 genomic stretch:
- a CDS encoding citrate synthase 2, which yields MSDFVPGLEGVVAFETEIAEPDKEGGSLRYRGVDIEDLVGHVSFGNVWGLLVDGAFNPGLPAAEPFPIPVHSGDIRVDVQSALAMLAPVWGLKPLLDIDERTARDDLARAAVMALSYVAQSARGQGRPMVPQSEIDKAESVVERFMIRWRGEPDPKHVKAVDAYWTSAAEHGMNASTFTARVIASTGADVAAALSGAVGAMSGPLHGGAPSRVLGMIEEIERTGDAVAYVKKALDKGERLMGFGHRVYRAEDPRARVLRRTAKELDAPRYEVAAALEKAALEELHARRPDRVLATNVEFWAAIMLDFAEVPAHMFTSMFTCARTAGWSAHILEQKRTGRLVRPSARYTGPGLRKPSGIEGYADITDLTRG from the coding sequence ATGTCCGACTTCGTACCCGGGCTCGAGGGAGTCGTCGCGTTCGAAACGGAGATCGCCGAACCCGACAAGGAAGGCGGGTCTCTGCGCTACCGGGGTGTCGACATCGAAGACCTCGTGGGCCACGTCTCCTTCGGGAACGTCTGGGGTCTGCTGGTCGACGGTGCCTTCAACCCCGGCCTGCCGGCCGCCGAGCCCTTCCCGATCCCGGTGCACTCCGGTGACATCCGGGTCGACGTGCAGTCGGCGCTCGCCATGCTCGCCCCCGTGTGGGGCCTGAAACCGCTGCTCGACATCGACGAGCGGACCGCGCGCGACGATCTGGCGCGCGCCGCCGTGATGGCCCTTTCGTACGTCGCCCAGTCCGCCCGCGGCCAGGGCCGGCCGATGGTCCCGCAGAGCGAGATCGACAAGGCCGAGTCCGTGGTCGAGCGGTTCATGATCCGCTGGCGGGGCGAGCCCGACCCGAAGCACGTCAAGGCCGTCGACGCGTACTGGACCTCGGCCGCCGAGCACGGGATGAACGCCTCCACGTTCACCGCGCGGGTGATCGCCTCGACCGGTGCCGATGTCGCTGCCGCGCTGTCGGGTGCGGTCGGCGCGATGTCCGGGCCGCTGCACGGCGGGGCGCCCTCGCGGGTGCTCGGCATGATCGAGGAGATCGAGCGCACCGGCGACGCCGTGGCGTACGTGAAGAAGGCCCTGGACAAGGGCGAGCGGCTGATGGGCTTCGGCCACCGCGTCTACCGCGCCGAGGACCCGCGCGCCCGCGTGCTGCGGCGCACGGCCAAGGAGCTGGACGCCCCGCGCTACGAGGTGGCGGCCGCGCTGGAGAAGGCCGCGCTGGAGGAGCTGCACGCTCGGCGGCCCGACCGGGTGCTCGCGACCAACGTGGAGTTCTGGGCCGCGATCATGCTGGACTTCGCGGAGGTCCCGGCGCACATGTTCACCTCGATGTTCACCTGCGCCCGTACCGCCGGCTGGTCGGCGCACATCCTGGAGCAGAAGCGCACGGGCCGCCTGGTGCGGCCCTCGGCCCGCTACACCGGGCCGGGGCTGCGCAAGCCGAGCGGGATCGAGGGTTACGCCGACATCACCGACCTGACGCGCGGCTGA
- a CDS encoding DUF998 domain-containing protein, which yields MNSQPRPNGPSPAGVRSVAALIGLGAAAYTAWVLEVVLSTGLNPIETYVSELAAQDQPLGGLFRATDFTAGLLVFLGGALALARLSRIPDSRRPWSVAGWAGVTLFGASTAADAWLPLSCAPTADPECAARETAGLVPATHQAHAISSSLAMTGALVGIVALTVAARRYGRLAPLARFGPALVVLELLATAWTLASIAMFTAGHGTWALGAGQRLQVLFVALWLGLLAHSVHRERRT from the coding sequence GTGAACAGTCAGCCGAGGCCGAACGGCCCGTCCCCGGCAGGCGTCCGCTCCGTCGCCGCCCTCATCGGGCTCGGCGCCGCCGCCTACACCGCGTGGGTCCTCGAAGTCGTCCTCTCCACCGGGCTCAACCCCATCGAGACCTACGTCAGCGAGCTCGCCGCCCAGGACCAGCCGCTCGGCGGCCTCTTCCGGGCCACCGACTTCACCGCCGGACTCCTCGTCTTCCTCGGCGGCGCCCTCGCCCTGGCACGCCTCTCCCGGATCCCCGACTCCCGGCGCCCGTGGTCCGTCGCCGGCTGGGCCGGAGTCACCCTCTTCGGCGCGTCCACCGCCGCCGACGCCTGGCTGCCGCTGAGCTGCGCGCCGACCGCGGACCCCGAATGCGCGGCCCGGGAGACCGCCGGACTGGTCCCCGCCACCCATCAGGCCCATGCCATCAGCAGCAGTCTCGCCATGACCGGCGCGCTGGTGGGGATCGTGGCCCTCACGGTCGCCGCCCGCCGCTACGGCCGCCTCGCCCCGCTCGCCCGCTTCGGCCCCGCGCTCGTCGTCCTCGAACTGCTCGCCACCGCCTGGACCCTGGCCTCCATCGCGATGTTCACCGCCGGGCACGGCACCTGGGCCCTGGGCGCCGGGCAGCGGCTCCAGGTGCTCTTCGTGGCCCTCTGGCTGGGCCTGCTCGCCCACTCCGTCCACCGGGAGCGCCGCACATGA
- a CDS encoding enoyl-CoA hydratase family protein — protein MVHAARATGVTTLTLDSPANRNALSTALVADLRAALATASADPDTAAVVLTHTGNTFCAGADLKSPCDPADFLALLREITGLATPVVARVTGHVRAGGLGLLGACDIAAAGPASTYAFTETHIGVVPAVISAPLLPRLDPRAAARYFLTAEAFDAPEATRIGLLTLHGEDVDKALAPVLEGLRKAGPRALAATKHLLTAPVREALERHGPALTELSARHFASAEAREGITARFERRDPSWRR, from the coding sequence CTGGTCCACGCCGCGCGAGCGACCGGCGTCACCACCCTCACCCTCGACTCCCCGGCCAACCGCAACGCCCTCTCCACCGCCCTCGTCGCAGACCTGCGCGCAGCCCTCGCCACCGCTTCCGCCGACCCGGACACCGCGGCCGTGGTCCTCACCCACACCGGCAACACCTTCTGCGCCGGCGCAGACCTCAAGTCCCCCTGCGACCCGGCCGACTTCCTCGCCCTGCTCCGCGAGATCACCGGCCTCGCCACCCCCGTCGTCGCCCGCGTCACCGGCCACGTCCGCGCCGGAGGCCTCGGCCTGCTCGGCGCCTGCGACATCGCCGCCGCCGGCCCCGCGTCCACGTACGCCTTCACCGAGACCCACATCGGCGTCGTCCCGGCCGTCATCTCGGCCCCCCTGCTGCCCCGCCTCGACCCCCGCGCGGCCGCCCGCTACTTCCTGACCGCCGAGGCCTTCGACGCCCCCGAAGCCACCCGGATCGGCCTGCTCACCCTGCACGGCGAGGACGTGGACAAGGCCCTCGCCCCCGTCCTCGAAGGCCTCCGCAAGGCCGGCCCCCGGGCACTGGCCGCGACGAAGCACCTGCTCACCGCCCCCGTACGGGAAGCCCTGGAGCGGCACGGCCCCGCCCTCACCGAGCTCTCCGCCCGCCATTTCGCCTCGGCCGAGGCCCGCGAGGGCATCACCGCCCGCTTCGAGCGCCGGGACCCGTCATGGCGCCGGTGA
- a CDS encoding SIS domain-containing protein — protein sequence MSESKLAGQFFDAAIGLLERVRDEESGRIGEAGTVIADAVAAGNKLFAFGAGHSSLPAQDVVYRAGGLALMNFLAVPGTAGIDVMPATLGSALERVDGLAGAVLDSSPAGDGDVLVIISLSGRNALPVEMAMNARAIGLKVIGVTSVAYSTETKSRHVSGTFLKDHCDIVLDSKIAVGDAELTLDGIEAPFAPASTVVTSAIMQAVMAAAAGELAARGVEPPLLRSGNVDGGHEWNGRVMQEYGDRIFFRH from the coding sequence ATGAGCGAGAGCAAGCTGGCCGGTCAGTTCTTCGACGCCGCGATCGGCCTGTTGGAGCGGGTGCGGGACGAGGAGTCCGGGCGCATCGGCGAGGCCGGCACGGTCATCGCGGACGCCGTCGCCGCCGGGAACAAGCTCTTCGCCTTCGGCGCCGGCCACTCCTCGCTCCCCGCCCAGGACGTCGTGTACCGGGCCGGCGGACTCGCCCTGATGAACTTCCTCGCCGTCCCCGGCACCGCCGGCATCGACGTCATGCCCGCCACCCTCGGCAGCGCCCTGGAGCGCGTCGACGGCCTCGCCGGAGCCGTCCTGGACAGCAGCCCCGCCGGCGACGGCGACGTCCTCGTGATCATCTCCCTCTCCGGGCGCAACGCGCTGCCGGTCGAGATGGCCATGAACGCCCGCGCGATCGGCCTCAAGGTCATCGGCGTGACCTCGGTCGCCTACTCCACCGAGACCAAGTCCCGCCACGTCTCCGGCACCTTCCTCAAGGACCACTGCGACATCGTCCTCGACAGCAAGATCGCGGTCGGCGACGCCGAGCTCACCCTCGACGGCATCGAAGCCCCGTTCGCCCCCGCCTCCACCGTCGTGACCAGCGCGATCATGCAGGCGGTCATGGCCGCCGCGGCCGGCGAGCTCGCCGCCCGCGGAGTCGAGCCCCCGCTGCTGCGCTCGGGCAACGTCGACGGCGGCCACGAGTGGAACGGCCGCGTGATGCAGGAGTACGGCGACCGGATCTTCTTCCGCCATTAG
- a CDS encoding PAS domain-containing protein — protein MTASGRSETTDDLLAALLDGMDAALCAFDSDGVITHWNREAERILGWSAGEAVGRKGFAGWAVRAADAQDVQDRLMAAQEVPGRQVHEFALLTKDGGRVLVRTQSAGVPGADGKPAGVYCAFSEVHAQIDLERSIALSEALMEDASWGVVLVDVDLRPAVVNAHAARAFGSGRTVLLGRPLGELLAQGVEELEGALQHVLAEGAPPAPVELWVSVRTPEGARRRCWRCGFLRLASPLAEEPVPLGVALLFQDVTEARKAQLDTAQLRFRSHQLYRAGRAAAECEDPAEAAAVRLEFALAGFAEHALLDVADPGRGRLLRWAATPPGLPGLPEPGAIPVRYEAGHPALQALDRNGSVRASAPPGGAAGDWARARRWPEGAAHALCAVLRSRGRSLGTLTFLRGPSRAAFDRADAVYAEEVAARVAADLDLAGGGGTGPGAGLGPDGQ, from the coding sequence GTGACTGCTTCCGGACGTAGTGAGACCACCGACGATCTGCTCGCAGCGCTGCTCGACGGGATGGACGCCGCTCTGTGCGCGTTCGACTCCGACGGCGTGATCACCCACTGGAACCGCGAGGCCGAGCGGATCCTGGGCTGGTCCGCGGGCGAGGCCGTGGGGCGCAAGGGGTTCGCGGGGTGGGCCGTACGGGCCGCCGACGCGCAGGACGTACAGGACAGACTCATGGCCGCCCAGGAGGTTCCCGGGCGGCAGGTGCACGAGTTCGCGCTGCTGACCAAGGACGGCGGACGGGTGCTCGTACGGACCCAGTCCGCCGGGGTGCCCGGCGCCGACGGCAAACCGGCCGGGGTGTACTGCGCCTTCAGTGAGGTGCACGCGCAGATCGACCTGGAGCGGTCCATCGCCCTGAGCGAGGCGCTGATGGAGGACGCCTCCTGGGGCGTGGTCCTCGTCGACGTGGACCTGCGCCCGGCCGTCGTCAACGCGCACGCCGCCCGCGCCTTCGGCTCCGGCCGCACCGTCCTGCTCGGCCGCCCGCTGGGCGAGCTGCTGGCGCAGGGCGTGGAGGAGCTGGAAGGGGCCCTGCAGCACGTACTGGCCGAGGGTGCGCCCCCGGCCCCGGTGGAGCTGTGGGTGTCCGTACGCACCCCTGAGGGCGCGCGGCGGCGGTGCTGGCGCTGCGGGTTCCTGCGCCTGGCCTCGCCGCTCGCGGAGGAGCCCGTACCGCTCGGCGTCGCCCTGCTGTTCCAGGACGTCACCGAGGCCCGGAAGGCGCAGCTGGACACGGCGCAGCTGCGGTTCCGCTCCCATCAGCTGTACCGGGCCGGGCGGGCGGCCGCCGAGTGCGAGGACCCGGCGGAGGCGGCGGCCGTACGGCTGGAGTTCGCCCTGGCGGGCTTCGCCGAGCACGCCCTCCTCGACGTGGCGGACCCGGGGCGCGGGCGGCTGCTGCGCTGGGCGGCGACCCCGCCGGGCCTGCCGGGGCTCCCCGAGCCCGGGGCGATCCCCGTGCGGTACGAGGCCGGGCACCCGGCGCTGCAGGCGCTGGACCGGAACGGGTCGGTGCGCGCCAGCGCGCCGCCCGGCGGGGCGGCGGGGGACTGGGCGCGCGCCCGGCGCTGGCCGGAGGGCGCGGCGCACGCGCTGTGCGCGGTGCTGCGCAGCCGGGGGCGGAGCCTGGGGACCCTGACGTTCCTGCGCGGGCCCTCGCGGGCCGCCTTCGATCGGGCGGACGCCGTGTACGCGGAGGAGGTCGCGGCCCGGGTCGCGGCGGACCTGGACCTGGCGGGTGGCGGCGGTACGGGTCCGGGCGCGGGACTGGGGCCGGACGGTCAGTGA
- a CDS encoding alpha/beta hydrolase, protein MSRPPTAPGRFLRVPAARGVPLHVVVEGSGPPVVLSTGLAMAWFDWDPVAALLVAAGRTVIRFDRPGHGLSAPADRPPSAAGEAHRIAGLLDALGLGDARATVAGHSIAGFHAEAFGRLYPGRTAALVLVDSSVEEHPRALLPAGVRTAAARALGRAVTAAGLPAALGPWARRAAVRASRAGGADPAARDLVRRCYRTGRVWRGALLENSRYPDAAAEVLALRAEHPLTAPVTVLAGHDPGARRPGLDWLARQAELADRLGARFTVAEPAGHLVMLDRPHQVARAVLYAAGPGARRDLQGKP, encoded by the coding sequence ATGAGCCGGCCCCCGACCGCTCCCGGCCGGTTCCTGCGCGTCCCGGCCGCCCGCGGGGTCCCGCTGCACGTGGTCGTCGAAGGCTCCGGGCCCCCCGTCGTCCTCAGCACCGGGCTCGCCATGGCCTGGTTCGACTGGGACCCCGTCGCCGCACTGCTCGTCGCCGCCGGCCGCACCGTCATCCGCTTCGACCGGCCGGGGCACGGGCTGAGCGCCCCCGCCGACCGGCCGCCGAGCGCCGCCGGCGAGGCCCACCGGATCGCCGGGCTGCTGGACGCGCTGGGCCTGGGCGACGCGCGCGCCACCGTCGCCGGGCACTCCATCGCCGGGTTCCACGCCGAGGCCTTCGGCCGGCTGTACCCCGGGCGGACCGCCGCCCTCGTCCTGGTCGACAGCAGCGTGGAGGAACACCCCCGCGCCCTGCTGCCCGCCGGCGTGCGCACCGCCGCGGCCCGCGCGCTCGGCCGGGCCGTGACCGCCGCCGGACTGCCCGCAGCGCTGGGGCCGTGGGCCCGGCGGGCCGCCGTACGGGCCTCCCGGGCCGGCGGAGCGGACCCGGCCGCGCGGGACCTCGTACGCCGCTGCTACCGGACCGGCCGGGTCTGGCGCGGAGCCCTCCTGGAGAACTCCCGCTATCCGGACGCGGCCGCCGAGGTGCTCGCGCTGCGCGCGGAGCACCCGCTGACCGCGCCCGTCACCGTCCTGGCCGGACACGACCCCGGCGCGCGCCGCCCCGGCCTGGACTGGCTCGCCCGGCAGGCGGAGCTGGCCGACCGGCTCGGCGCCCGCTTCACGGTCGCGGAGCCGGCCGGACACCTGGTCATGCTGGACCGCCCGCACCAGGTGGCGCGGGCGGTCCTGTACGCGGCCGGGCCGGGGGCCCGGCGGGACCTCCAGGGCAAGCCCTGA
- a CDS encoding DUF305 domain-containing protein, whose protein sequence is MTRGSRTYWVAGTAVGLALLFAVGATVATAGGADSATLPPAPGLYSADAGFARDMAVHHQQAVEMSFIVRDRTKDEAVRSLAYDIANTQANQRGMLMGWLDLWGLPKVVADEPPMSWMGTGGHAGDHATDGNGADGHGMGDVVTKPGALMPGMATKEELARLGSAEGRDAEVLYLRLMTEHHKGGVAMARGCADQCTAPAERALAEGMVAAQESELALMADMLKQRGAEPAG, encoded by the coding sequence GTGACCCGCGGGTCCCGGACGTACTGGGTCGCGGGCACGGCCGTCGGCCTGGCGCTGCTGTTCGCGGTGGGGGCCACGGTCGCCACCGCGGGCGGGGCCGATTCCGCGACGCTTCCCCCTGCCCCCGGGCTCTACTCCGCCGACGCCGGCTTCGCCCGGGACATGGCCGTCCACCACCAGCAGGCGGTGGAGATGTCCTTCATCGTGCGCGACCGCACGAAGGACGAGGCGGTGCGCAGCCTCGCCTACGACATAGCCAACACCCAGGCCAATCAGCGCGGCATGCTGATGGGCTGGCTGGACCTGTGGGGACTGCCGAAGGTGGTGGCGGACGAGCCGCCGATGTCGTGGATGGGGACCGGCGGGCACGCCGGCGACCACGCGACGGACGGGAACGGGGCGGACGGGCACGGGATGGGGGACGTCGTCACCAAGCCCGGCGCCCTGATGCCCGGCATGGCCACCAAGGAGGAGCTGGCACGGCTGGGCTCCGCCGAGGGCCGGGACGCCGAGGTCCTCTACCTCCGGCTGATGACCGAGCACCACAAGGGCGGCGTCGCGATGGCCCGGGGGTGCGCCGACCAGTGCACGGCCCCGGCCGAGCGGGCGCTGGCCGAGGGCATGGTTGCGGCGCAGGAGTCGGAGCTCGCCCTGATGGCCGACATGCTGAAGCAGCGCGGGGCCGAGCCCGCGGGCTGA
- the pdxH gene encoding pyridoxamine 5'-phosphate oxidase: MRKQYRSQLVTEESLAEEPMDQFARWFRDAAEAHVFEPNAMIVSTATPDGRPSSRTVLLKQFDEGGFVFFTNHESRKGREIAANPYVSLLFPWHPIARQVVVTGTASRIGREETAAYFRSRPHGSQLGAWASEQSAVIASRDELDRRYAELEARYPEGEQVPVPPQWGGIRVVPDAVEFWQGHENRLHDRLKYVLEAGKWRVERLCP; this comes from the coding sequence ATGCGCAAGCAGTACCGCTCGCAGCTCGTCACCGAGGAGAGCCTCGCCGAGGAGCCGATGGACCAGTTCGCCCGCTGGTTCCGGGACGCCGCCGAGGCGCACGTCTTCGAGCCCAACGCGATGATCGTCTCGACCGCGACCCCCGACGGCCGGCCCAGCTCGCGCACGGTGCTCCTGAAGCAGTTCGACGAGGGGGGCTTCGTCTTCTTCACGAACCACGAATCCCGCAAGGGCCGCGAGATCGCCGCGAACCCGTACGTCTCCCTGCTCTTCCCCTGGCATCCGATCGCCCGCCAGGTCGTCGTGACGGGCACCGCCTCCCGCATCGGCCGCGAAGAGACGGCCGCGTACTTCCGCTCCCGCCCGCACGGCTCGCAGCTGGGCGCCTGGGCGAGCGAGCAGTCGGCGGTCATCGCCTCGCGCGATGAGCTGGACCGCCGCTACGCGGAGCTGGAGGCCCGCTACCCGGAGGGCGAACAGGTCCCGGTGCCGCCGCAGTGGGGCGGCATCCGCGTGGTCCCTGACGCGGTGGAGTTCTGGCAGGGCCACGAGAACCGCCTGCACGACCGCCTGAAGTACGTCCTGGAGGCCGGGAAATGGCGGGTGGAACGCCTCTGCCCGTAG
- a CDS encoding CBS domain-containing protein: protein MTTAGEIMHPGAQWIPATETLDRAAQLMSRLNVGALPISDADERLCGILTDRDIVIGCVAKGHDPSKITAGDMAKGTPRWIDVGAGVDEVLEEMQTHQIRRLPVIENKRLVGMISEADLAKHLSDQQIAGWTEKVYAKG from the coding sequence ATGACCACCGCCGGAGAGATCATGCACCCCGGGGCCCAGTGGATCCCCGCCACCGAGACCCTGGACCGGGCGGCTCAGCTGATGAGCCGCCTCAATGTGGGCGCGCTGCCCATCAGCGACGCCGACGAACGGCTCTGCGGCATCCTGACCGACCGCGACATCGTGATCGGCTGTGTGGCCAAGGGGCACGACCCGTCGAAGATCACGGCCGGCGACATGGCCAAGGGCACCCCGCGCTGGATCGACGTGGGCGCGGGCGTCGACGAGGTGCTGGAGGAGATGCAGACCCACCAGATCCGCAGGCTCCCGGTGATCGAGAACAAGCGGCTGGTCGGCATGATCAGCGAGGCCGATCTGGCCAAGCACCTCTCCGACCAGCAGATAGCGGGCTGGACGGAGAAGGTCTACGCGAAGGGCTGA
- a CDS encoding TetR/AcrR family transcriptional regulator, with translation MTTTNGPKQARSRVTRRHLLEAAVSCLAEHGWAGSTVSVVAERAGVSRGAAQHHFPTREDLFTAAVEYVAEERSTALRELFQAGPAARHTVVEALVDLYTGVLFRAALQLWVAASNEEQLRPRVTELEARVGRETHRIAVELLGADESVPGVRETVQGLLDMARGLGLANVLTDDTARRARVVAQWARILDAVLTPGP, from the coding sequence GTGACCACGACGAACGGCCCCAAGCAGGCCCGCAGCCGGGTCACCCGCCGCCACCTCCTGGAGGCGGCCGTCTCCTGCCTGGCCGAACACGGCTGGGCCGGCTCCACCGTCTCCGTCGTCGCGGAACGGGCCGGGGTCTCCCGGGGCGCCGCCCAGCACCACTTCCCCACCCGCGAGGACCTGTTCACCGCGGCTGTCGAGTACGTGGCCGAGGAACGCTCCACCGCCCTGCGCGAGCTCTTCCAGGCCGGTCCGGCGGCCCGCCACACCGTCGTCGAAGCCCTCGTGGACCTGTACACGGGCGTGCTCTTCCGGGCCGCCCTCCAGCTGTGGGTGGCCGCCTCCAACGAGGAGCAGCTGCGCCCCCGCGTCACCGAGCTCGAAGCCCGCGTGGGCCGCGAGACCCACCGCATCGCCGTCGAGCTCCTCGGCGCCGACGAGTCCGTCCCCGGGGTCCGGGAGACCGTCCAGGGCCTCCTCGACATGGCCCGCGGCCTGGGCCTGGCCAACGTCCTCACCGACGACACCGCCCGCCGGGCCCGCGTGGTCGCCCAATGGGCCCGCATCCTGGACGCGGTGCTCACGCCGGGGCCCTGA
- the fmt gene encoding methionyl-tRNA formyltransferase, with protein sequence MKLVFAGTPEVAVPALDALIASGRHEVAAVVTRPDAPAGRGRRLVASPVAERAEEAGIEVLKPVKPRDPEFQARLREIGPDCCPVVAYGALLPKSALEIPAHGWVNLHFSLLPAWRGAAPVQQSIMAGDQVTGASTFRIEEGLDTGPVFGILTEEIRPTDTSGDLLTRLAFAGSGLLVATMDGIEDGTLRAVEQPADGISLAPKITVEDARIDWSAPAMRADRLVRGCTPAPGAWTVFRGERLKLISVGLVADRTDLKPGDLSAGKNNVHVGTGSHAVELLWVQPQGKKPMKAADWARGVRIAPGERLGGTDVG encoded by the coding sequence GTGAAGCTCGTCTTCGCAGGCACCCCCGAGGTCGCCGTGCCCGCCCTGGACGCCTTGATCGCGTCCGGGCGCCACGAAGTGGCCGCCGTCGTCACCCGGCCCGACGCCCCGGCCGGCCGCGGCCGCCGCCTCGTCGCCAGCCCCGTCGCCGAGCGCGCCGAGGAAGCCGGCATCGAGGTCCTCAAGCCCGTCAAGCCGCGCGACCCGGAGTTCCAGGCCCGGCTGCGCGAGATCGGCCCGGACTGCTGCCCGGTCGTCGCGTACGGCGCGCTGCTCCCCAAGAGCGCCCTGGAGATCCCCGCGCACGGCTGGGTCAACCTGCACTTCTCGCTGCTGCCCGCCTGGCGCGGCGCCGCACCTGTCCAGCAGTCGATCATGGCCGGTGACCAGGTCACCGGCGCCTCCACCTTCCGGATCGAGGAGGGTCTGGACACCGGCCCGGTCTTCGGGATCCTCACCGAGGAGATCCGGCCCACCGACACCAGCGGGGACCTGCTGACCCGGCTCGCCTTCGCGGGCTCCGGCCTGCTGGTCGCCACCATGGACGGCATCGAGGACGGCACCCTGCGCGCCGTCGAGCAGCCCGCCGACGGGATCTCGCTCGCGCCGAAGATCACCGTCGAGGACGCCCGGATCGACTGGTCGGCCCCCGCGATGCGCGCCGACCGGCTGGTGCGCGGCTGCACCCCGGCGCCGGGCGCGTGGACGGTCTTCCGGGGGGAGCGGCTCAAGCTGATCTCCGTCGGGCTGGTCGCGGACCGCACCGACCTGAAGCCGGGCGACCTGAGCGCGGGCAAGAACAACGTCCACGTCGGCACCGGCTCGCACGCGGTGGAGCTGCTCTGGGTCCAGCCGCAGGGCAAGAAGCCGATGAAGGCCGCCGACTGGGCGCGCGGGGTGCGGATCGCTCCCGGCGAGCGCCTCGGCGGGACCGACGTAGGCTGA
- a CDS encoding DUF3105 domain-containing protein, which produces MASRKSENNSRQSRIAEMRRADQMRDRRNKAIAITASAAIVAALVGFGAWVMIGQKEKKDAEVAAAKAPVDGEQTWDAAKLGRKHVDTPVKYEMNPPVGGDHSPRWMNCNGDVYKNPLPEVNAVHSLEHGAVWVTYNEKADKADVEKLAGTVAKTPYTLMSPAKEQAGTIMLSAWGKQLTVDKADDPRVAQFFTKYVQGAQTPEPGAACTNGLADK; this is translated from the coding sequence ATGGCCAGCAGGAAGTCCGAGAACAACTCCCGCCAGTCCCGCATAGCCGAAATGCGCCGCGCCGACCAGATGCGCGACCGGCGCAACAAGGCCATCGCGATCACCGCCTCGGCGGCCATCGTCGCCGCGCTGGTCGGCTTCGGCGCCTGGGTGATGATCGGCCAGAAGGAAAAGAAGGACGCCGAGGTGGCGGCCGCGAAGGCCCCGGTCGACGGCGAGCAGACCTGGGACGCGGCGAAGCTGGGCCGCAAGCACGTCGACACCCCGGTGAAGTACGAGATGAACCCGCCCGTCGGCGGCGACCACAGCCCCCGCTGGATGAACTGCAACGGCGACGTCTACAAGAACCCGCTGCCCGAGGTCAACGCGGTCCACTCGCTGGAGCACGGCGCCGTGTGGGTGACGTACAACGAGAAGGCCGACAAGGCCGATGTCGAGAAGCTCGCCGGGACGGTGGCCAAGACCCCGTACACGCTGATGAGCCCGGCCAAGGAGCAGGCCGGCACGATCATGCTCAGCGCGTGGGGCAAGCAGCTGACCGTGGACAAGGCGGACGACCCCCGGGTGGCGCAGTTCTTCACCAAGTACGTGCAGGGCGCGCAGACCCCCGAGCCGGGCGCGGCGTGCACGAACGGGCTGGCCGACAAGTGA